Proteins from one Gasterosteus aculeatus chromosome 11, fGasAcu3.hap1.1, whole genome shotgun sequence genomic window:
- the hgs gene encoding hepatocyte growth factor-regulated tyrosine kinase substrate isoform X2 has product MGKGGGTFERLLDKATSQLLLETDWESILQICDLIRQGDAQAKYAIGAIKKKLNDKNPHVALYALEVLESVVKNCGQTVHDEVASKQTMEELKDLLKTEPNVRNKILYLIQAWAHAFRNEPKYKVVQDTYQIMKVEGHEFPEFKESDAMFAAERAPDWVDAEECHRCRVQFGVMTRKHHCRACGQIFCGKCSSKYSTIPKFGIEKEVRVCEPCFELLNNHPSLSPPLRKAEGKAPTPGPAELPPEYLTSPLSQQSQVEMPPKRDEAALQEEEELQLAIALSQSEAEEKERMRHKNSYSMYPKADPTPVTSSAPPVSTLYTPPVNSSAPSAEDVDPELARYLNRTYWEKKQEEARKSPTPSAPAPVPLAEPPPPISLPVESHVPVQPVSIVEPYQNGESEENHEQFLKALQNSVTTFLNRMKSNHMRGRSITNDSAVLSLFQSINNMHPQLLDILNQLDEKRLYYEGLQDKLAQVRDARAALNALRDEHREKLRRATEEAERQRHIQLAQKLEIMRQKKQEYLEMQRQLAIQRLQEQEKERQMRLEQQKHTIQMRAQMPAFSLPYAQMQSLPPNVAGGVVYQPGAPPSYPGTFSPAGSVEGSPMHNMYMNQPGQTAPPQYQAMPAAAPDPNMVNAYMYQAAGTNGQPAPPPGQTPPTTSPPYSNYQPTPTQGYQNVASQAQSMPPMPQPAPTNGMAYMGYQPYSMQNMISALPGQDPNIPPQQQYIPGQPPMYQQVAPSGGPQQQQQQQQQQQQQHHHHQQQQVPQAVPGSVEAQLISFD; this is encoded by the exons ATGGGGAAAGGTGGAGGTACATTTGAGCGGCTCCTGG ACAAAGCCAccagtcagctgctgctggagaccgATTGGGAATCCATCTTGCAGATCTGTGATCTCATTCGACAAGGAGACGCACA agctAAGTATGCTATCGGGGCCATTAAGAAGAAGCTGAATGACAAAAATCCCCACGTGGCCCTCTATGCTCTTGAG GTCCTGGAGTCGGTGGTGAAGAACTGTGGCCAGACTGTCCACGATGAGGTGGCGAGTAAGCAAACCATGGAGGAACTGAAGGATTTACTCAAG ACGGAACCAAATGTCCGAAACAAAATCCTGTACCTGATCCAGGCCTGGGCTCACGCCTTCCGCAACGAACCCAAATACAAGGTGGTCCAAGACACGTATCAGATCATGAAAGTGGAAG GTCATGAGTTCCCCGAGTTCAAGGAGAGCGATGCCATGTTTGCAGCCGAGAGA GCCCCTGATTGGGTCGATGCTGAGGAGTGCCACCGGTGCAGAGTCCAGTTTGGAGTCATGACAAGAAAG caccatTGTCGAGCCTGCGGACAGATCTTCTGTGGCAAGTGTTCGTCGAAGTACTCCACCATTCCGAAGTTTGGCATTGAGAAGGAAGTGCGCGTATGCGAGCCCTGCTTTGAGCTGCTTAACAA ccacccctccctctctcccccccttagGAAAGCCGAGGGGAAAGCCCCCACCCCGGGCCCCGCCGAGCTGCCTCCCGAGTACCTGACCAGCCCGCTTTCACAACAGTCCCAGGTAGAA ATGCCTCCCAAGAGAGATGAGGCAGccctgcaggaggaagaggagctgcagctggccATTGCCCTTTCCCAAAGCGAGGCCGAGGAGAAGGAGCGCATG CGGCATAAGAACTCCTACTCAATGTATCCCAAGGCTGATCCCACTCCAGTGACCTCCTCGGCTCCACCAGTCAGCACGCTTTACACCCCTCCTGTG AACTCCTCTGCTCCGTCAGCTGAAGATGTCGACCCTGAG CTGGCACGCTACCTGAATAGAACCTACtgggagaagaagcaggaagagGCTCGCAAGAGTCCCACCCCCTCAGCGCCGGCCCCTGTGCCATTGGCTGAGCCGCCTCCACCGATCAGTCTGCCCGTAGAAAGTCATGTACCCGTCCAGCCGGTCAGCATAGTGGAG CCGTACCAGAACGGCGAGTCGGAGGAGAACCACGAGCAATTCCTGAAGGCGCTGCAGAACTCTGTCACTACCTTCCTCAACCGCATGAAGAGCAACCACATGCGCGGCCGCAGCATCACCAACGACAGCGCCGTGCTATCGCTCTTCCAGTCCATCAACAACATGCACCCGCAGCTGTTGGACATCCTCAACCAGCTGGACGAGAAGCGAC TGTACTATGAGGGGCTGCAGGACAAGCTGGCTCAGGTGCGCGACGCTCGGGCGGCCCTCAACGCACTTCGGGACGAACACAGGGAAAAGCTGCGTCGCGCCACGGAGGAAGCTGAGCGACAGAGGCACATCCAGCTGGCGCAGAAACTGGAGATCATGCGGCAGAAGAAACAG GAGTACCTGGAGATGCAGAGGCAGTTGGCCATCCAGCGTCtccaggagcaggagaaggagaggcagaTGCGTCTGGAGCAGCAGAAGCACACGATCCAGATGAGAGCCCAGATGCCTGCGTTCTCTCTGCCCTACGCTCAG ATGCAGTCTTTGCCCCCCAATGTGGCTGGGGGGGTGGTGTACCAGCCTGGTGCTCCACCCAGCTACCCGGGTACCTTCAGCCCGGCTGGTTCTGTGGAGGGTTCGCCTATGCACAACATGTATATGAACCAGCCTGGGCAGACTGCGCCACCCCAGTACCAGGCCATGCCCGCTGCTGCTCCAG ATCCCAACATGGTAAACGCATACATGTACCAGGCTGCAGGCACTAACGGGcagcccgctcctcctcctggtcagACTCCGCCCACAACTAGTCCACCCTACTCCAACTATCAGCCCACACCCACACAGGGCTACCAG AATGTGGCCTCTCAGGCCCAGAGTATGCCCCCGATGCCCCAGCCTGCCCCCACCAACGGTATGGCTTACATGGGCTACCAGCCGTACAGCATGCAGAACATGATTTCAGCATTGCCGGGACAGGACCCCAATATACCCCCACAGCAGCAGTACATACCAGGCCAGCCGCCCATGTACCAGCAG GTGGCTCCCTCTGGTGGCccgcaacagcagcagcaacaacaacaacaacagcagcagcaacatcatcatcatcagcagcagcaagtcCCTCAGGCTGTTCCCGGCAGCGTGGAGGCACAGCTCATCTCCTTCGATTGA
- the hgs gene encoding hepatocyte growth factor-regulated tyrosine kinase substrate isoform X1: MGKGGGTFERLLDKATSQLLLETDWESILQICDLIRQGDAQAKYAIGAIKKKLNDKNPHVALYALEVLESVVKNCGQTVHDEVASKQTMEELKDLLKTEPNVRNKILYLIQAWAHAFRNEPKYKVVQDTYQIMKVEGHEFPEFKESDAMFAAERAPDWVDAEECHRCRVQFGVMTRKHHCRACGQIFCGKCSSKYSTIPKFGIEKEVRVCEPCFELLNNHPSLSPPLRKAEGKAPTPGPAELPPEYLTSPLSQQSQVEMPPKRDEAALQEEEELQLAIALSQSEAEEKERMRHKNSYSMYPKADPTPVTSSAPPVSTLYTPPVNSSAPSAEDVDPELARYLNRTYWEKKQEEARKSPTPSAPAPVPLAEPPPPISLPVESHVPVQPVSIVEQPYQNGESEENHEQFLKALQNSVTTFLNRMKSNHMRGRSITNDSAVLSLFQSINNMHPQLLDILNQLDEKRLYYEGLQDKLAQVRDARAALNALRDEHREKLRRATEEAERQRHIQLAQKLEIMRQKKQEYLEMQRQLAIQRLQEQEKERQMRLEQQKHTIQMRAQMPAFSLPYAQMQSLPPNVAGGVVYQPGAPPSYPGTFSPAGSVEGSPMHNMYMNQPGQTAPPQYQAMPAAAPDPNMVNAYMYQAAGTNGQPAPPPGQTPPTTSPPYSNYQPTPTQGYQNVASQAQSMPPMPQPAPTNGMAYMGYQPYSMQNMISALPGQDPNIPPQQQYIPGQPPMYQQVAPSGGPQQQQQQQQQQQQQHHHHQQQQVPQAVPGSVEAQLISFD, translated from the exons ATGGGGAAAGGTGGAGGTACATTTGAGCGGCTCCTGG ACAAAGCCAccagtcagctgctgctggagaccgATTGGGAATCCATCTTGCAGATCTGTGATCTCATTCGACAAGGAGACGCACA agctAAGTATGCTATCGGGGCCATTAAGAAGAAGCTGAATGACAAAAATCCCCACGTGGCCCTCTATGCTCTTGAG GTCCTGGAGTCGGTGGTGAAGAACTGTGGCCAGACTGTCCACGATGAGGTGGCGAGTAAGCAAACCATGGAGGAACTGAAGGATTTACTCAAG ACGGAACCAAATGTCCGAAACAAAATCCTGTACCTGATCCAGGCCTGGGCTCACGCCTTCCGCAACGAACCCAAATACAAGGTGGTCCAAGACACGTATCAGATCATGAAAGTGGAAG GTCATGAGTTCCCCGAGTTCAAGGAGAGCGATGCCATGTTTGCAGCCGAGAGA GCCCCTGATTGGGTCGATGCTGAGGAGTGCCACCGGTGCAGAGTCCAGTTTGGAGTCATGACAAGAAAG caccatTGTCGAGCCTGCGGACAGATCTTCTGTGGCAAGTGTTCGTCGAAGTACTCCACCATTCCGAAGTTTGGCATTGAGAAGGAAGTGCGCGTATGCGAGCCCTGCTTTGAGCTGCTTAACAA ccacccctccctctctcccccccttagGAAAGCCGAGGGGAAAGCCCCCACCCCGGGCCCCGCCGAGCTGCCTCCCGAGTACCTGACCAGCCCGCTTTCACAACAGTCCCAGGTAGAA ATGCCTCCCAAGAGAGATGAGGCAGccctgcaggaggaagaggagctgcagctggccATTGCCCTTTCCCAAAGCGAGGCCGAGGAGAAGGAGCGCATG CGGCATAAGAACTCCTACTCAATGTATCCCAAGGCTGATCCCACTCCAGTGACCTCCTCGGCTCCACCAGTCAGCACGCTTTACACCCCTCCTGTG AACTCCTCTGCTCCGTCAGCTGAAGATGTCGACCCTGAG CTGGCACGCTACCTGAATAGAACCTACtgggagaagaagcaggaagagGCTCGCAAGAGTCCCACCCCCTCAGCGCCGGCCCCTGTGCCATTGGCTGAGCCGCCTCCACCGATCAGTCTGCCCGTAGAAAGTCATGTACCCGTCCAGCCGGTCAGCATAGTGGAG CAGCCGTACCAGAACGGCGAGTCGGAGGAGAACCACGAGCAATTCCTGAAGGCGCTGCAGAACTCTGTCACTACCTTCCTCAACCGCATGAAGAGCAACCACATGCGCGGCCGCAGCATCACCAACGACAGCGCCGTGCTATCGCTCTTCCAGTCCATCAACAACATGCACCCGCAGCTGTTGGACATCCTCAACCAGCTGGACGAGAAGCGAC TGTACTATGAGGGGCTGCAGGACAAGCTGGCTCAGGTGCGCGACGCTCGGGCGGCCCTCAACGCACTTCGGGACGAACACAGGGAAAAGCTGCGTCGCGCCACGGAGGAAGCTGAGCGACAGAGGCACATCCAGCTGGCGCAGAAACTGGAGATCATGCGGCAGAAGAAACAG GAGTACCTGGAGATGCAGAGGCAGTTGGCCATCCAGCGTCtccaggagcaggagaaggagaggcagaTGCGTCTGGAGCAGCAGAAGCACACGATCCAGATGAGAGCCCAGATGCCTGCGTTCTCTCTGCCCTACGCTCAG ATGCAGTCTTTGCCCCCCAATGTGGCTGGGGGGGTGGTGTACCAGCCTGGTGCTCCACCCAGCTACCCGGGTACCTTCAGCCCGGCTGGTTCTGTGGAGGGTTCGCCTATGCACAACATGTATATGAACCAGCCTGGGCAGACTGCGCCACCCCAGTACCAGGCCATGCCCGCTGCTGCTCCAG ATCCCAACATGGTAAACGCATACATGTACCAGGCTGCAGGCACTAACGGGcagcccgctcctcctcctggtcagACTCCGCCCACAACTAGTCCACCCTACTCCAACTATCAGCCCACACCCACACAGGGCTACCAG AATGTGGCCTCTCAGGCCCAGAGTATGCCCCCGATGCCCCAGCCTGCCCCCACCAACGGTATGGCTTACATGGGCTACCAGCCGTACAGCATGCAGAACATGATTTCAGCATTGCCGGGACAGGACCCCAATATACCCCCACAGCAGCAGTACATACCAGGCCAGCCGCCCATGTACCAGCAG GTGGCTCCCTCTGGTGGCccgcaacagcagcagcaacaacaacaacaacagcagcagcaacatcatcatcatcagcagcagcaagtcCCTCAGGCTGTTCCCGGCAGCGTGGAGGCACAGCTCATCTCCTTCGATTGA